The Aureimonas mangrovi genome includes a region encoding these proteins:
- the pgsA gene encoding CDP-diacylglycerol--glycerol-3-phosphate 3-phosphatidyltransferase → MASKALSLPNILTYARIVAVPLVVLCFFIEGRLHGSDTARWWALGLFVAASLTDWLDGYLARIWQQTSTIGRMLDPIADKLLVAAALLLLAADGTIAGWTIWAAIVILCREILVSGLREYLAELKVSVPVTRLAKWKTGTQMVAIAFLLAGPAGDRLVPYISETGIFLLWVSAIITLYTGYDYFRAGLRHIDV, encoded by the coding sequence ATGGCATCCAAGGCGCTGAGCCTCCCCAACATCCTCACCTACGCGCGGATCGTCGCCGTGCCGCTGGTGGTCCTGTGCTTCTTCATCGAAGGACGGCTCCATGGCTCGGACACGGCGCGGTGGTGGGCGCTCGGCCTTTTCGTGGCCGCCAGCCTCACGGACTGGCTTGACGGCTATCTTGCCCGTATCTGGCAGCAGACGTCGACGATCGGCCGGATGCTAGACCCGATCGCCGACAAACTCCTGGTCGCGGCCGCACTTCTCCTCCTGGCAGCCGACGGGACCATCGCCGGATGGACGATCTGGGCCGCCATCGTGATCCTGTGCCGGGAGATCCTCGTCTCGGGCCTGCGCGAATATCTGGCCGAGCTCAAGGTCTCCGTCCCCGTCACACGGCTCGCCAAGTGGAAAACCGGCACGCAGATGGTGGCGATCGCCTTTCTCCTTGCCGGCCCGGCGGGGGACAGGCTCGTGCCCTACATCTCGGAGACGGGCATCTTCCTGCTCTGGGTCTCGGCGATCATCACGCTCTACACGGGCTACGATTACTTCCGCGCGGGTCTGCGCCATATCGACGTCTGA
- a CDS encoding glutathione S-transferase family protein: protein MRLLCSPASPYSAKVRLAAAHCDIAVEDVATDTGEPAADFLSANPLGKIPTLVLEDGTGIYDSRVICEYLDRMSGNLLIPQGDAEWLRAKRVEALADGIVDAAILVVYEARFRPEEKRFSGWTDRQWAKAERGLDALEAEVARLPEALDIGHFAIAGLLGWMDLRFKGQWDEGRPALKAWFAEFPTRFPAYAQIGPRG from the coding sequence ATGCGCCTCCTCTGTTCGCCTGCCTCCCCCTATTCCGCCAAGGTCCGGCTCGCGGCCGCTCATTGCGACATCGCCGTCGAGGACGTGGCGACGGACACGGGAGAGCCGGCGGCGGATTTCCTTTCGGCCAACCCGCTCGGCAAAATCCCGACGCTGGTGCTTGAGGACGGCACCGGCATCTACGACAGCCGTGTCATCTGCGAATATCTCGACCGGATGAGCGGCAATCTCCTGATCCCGCAGGGCGACGCCGAATGGCTGCGCGCCAAGCGCGTCGAGGCGCTGGCGGACGGCATTGTCGATGCGGCCATCCTCGTCGTCTACGAGGCGCGCTTCCGCCCGGAGGAGAAGCGCTTTTCCGGCTGGACCGACCGGCAGTGGGCGAAAGCCGAGCGCGGCCTCGATGCGCTGGAGGCCGAGGTGGCCAGGCTGCCGGAAGCGCTCGACATCGGCCATTTCGCGATCGCGGGCCTGCTCGGCTGGATGGACCTGCGCTTCAAGGGCCAGTGGGACGAGGGGCGCCCCGCGCTCAAGGCGTGGTTCGCCGAGTTCCCGACGCGCTTCCCGGCCTACGCTCAGATCGGCCCGCGCGGCTGA
- the vapC gene encoding type II toxin-antitoxin system VapC family toxin has translation MVLIDSSAWIAFWRPVDTPLGRAVDRVLDRSVAIVGDLVLAEVLQGLRPSEVELVTDVMSGFNFEPLGGREIAVKAAANYRLMRQRGITVRGTIDVIIATWCIENGVPILHNDRDMAAMEEHLGLVAYA, from the coding sequence ATGGTCCTGATCGACAGCTCGGCCTGGATCGCCTTCTGGCGCCCGGTCGATACACCGCTCGGGCGCGCCGTCGATCGCGTCCTCGATCGCTCTGTCGCAATCGTCGGCGATCTCGTTCTGGCCGAGGTGCTACAGGGCCTGCGCCCGTCCGAAGTGGAACTGGTGACGGACGTCATGTCCGGGTTCAACTTCGAGCCACTGGGAGGACGTGAGATCGCCGTCAAGGCCGCAGCCAACTACCGCCTCATGCGCCAGCGCGGCATCACCGTCCGCGGTACGATCGACGTGATCATCGCCACCTGGTGCATCGAGAACGGCGTGCCGATCCTCCACAACGACCGCGACATGGCGGCGATGGAGGAGCATCTCGGTCTCGTCGCCTACGCCTGA
- a CDS encoding alkene reductase yields the protein MVDHKLFEPFDLGPIRLSNRFVMAPLTRSRATSEGDVGDLQVEYYRQRAGAGLIVSEATNITVEGRGYAFTPGIYTDEHVAGWKRVTDAVHAEGGKIFLQLWHVGRISHPDLQEGGQLPVAPSAVKPEGQAFTEDGFKPHVTPRALEASELPRLIADYVRATRNARAAGFDGVEVHSANGYLLDQFLRDGANKRDDEYGGSIENRMRFPLQVVDAVVDAWDAEHVGIRISPVTAANDLADTDPQPLFERYVEALSQRRLAYLHVIEGQTGGPRDNIAFDYDALRARFDGVYMGNNGYDADLAGERLEAGKLDLVCIGRPFIANPDLVTRLKVGAPLNEGDKDTFYAGGAEGYVDYPALTPEDLARYAEAA from the coding sequence ATGGTCGACCACAAGCTGTTCGAGCCCTTCGATCTCGGACCGATCCGCCTCTCCAACCGCTTCGTGATGGCGCCGCTGACGCGATCGCGCGCGACGAGCGAGGGTGACGTCGGCGACCTGCAGGTCGAGTATTACCGTCAACGCGCGGGCGCGGGGCTCATCGTCAGCGAGGCCACGAACATCACCGTCGAAGGGCGGGGATATGCCTTCACTCCTGGCATCTACACCGACGAGCACGTCGCCGGCTGGAAGCGCGTGACGGACGCGGTCCACGCGGAGGGCGGCAAGATCTTCCTGCAGCTCTGGCATGTCGGGCGCATCTCCCATCCCGATCTGCAGGAGGGCGGACAACTCCCCGTCGCGCCATCCGCCGTCAAGCCCGAAGGGCAGGCGTTCACCGAGGATGGCTTCAAGCCTCACGTCACGCCGCGCGCGCTGGAGGCGAGCGAACTGCCCCGCCTGATCGCCGATTACGTCAGGGCGACACGCAACGCGCGGGCGGCAGGCTTCGACGGCGTCGAGGTTCACTCCGCGAACGGCTACCTGCTCGACCAGTTCCTGCGCGACGGCGCCAACAAGCGCGACGACGAATATGGCGGTTCGATCGAGAACCGCATGCGCTTCCCGCTCCAGGTCGTCGATGCGGTCGTCGATGCCTGGGATGCCGAGCATGTCGGCATCCGGATTTCCCCGGTGACGGCCGCCAACGACCTCGCCGACACCGATCCGCAGCCGCTCTTCGAGCGTTACGTCGAGGCCCTGTCGCAGCGGCGCCTTGCCTATCTGCACGTGATCGAAGGTCAGACGGGCGGCCCACGCGACAACATCGCCTTCGACTACGACGCCCTGCGGGCCCGCTTCGACGGCGTCTACATGGGCAACAACGGCTACGACGCCGATCTAGCCGGCGAACGACTGGAGGCCGGGAAGCTCGATCTCGTCTGCATCGGCCGTCCCTTCATCGCCAATCCCGATCTCGTCACGCGCCTGAAGGTCGGCGCGCCGTTGAACGAGGGCGACAAGGACACGTTCTATGCCGGCGGGGCAGAGGGCTATGTCGATTATCCGGCGCTCACGCCGGAAGATCTGGCGCGCTACGCGGAAGCTGCCTGA
- the ndk gene encoding nucleoside-diphosphate kinase: MAIERTFSMIKPDATNRNLTGAITKMLEDAGLRVVASKRVFMSAREAEGFYAVHKERPFFGELVETMTSGPTVVQVLEGENAILKNREIMGATNPANADEGTIRKTHALSIGENSVHGSDAPETAKIEIAYWFSETEIVG; this comes from the coding sequence ATGGCGATCGAACGCACCTTCTCGATGATCAAGCCCGACGCGACCAATCGCAACCTGACCGGCGCGATCACCAAGATGCTGGAGGATGCGGGCCTGCGCGTCGTGGCATCCAAGCGCGTCTTCATGAGCGCGCGCGAGGCCGAGGGCTTCTACGCGGTCCACAAGGAGCGCCCGTTCTTCGGCGAACTCGTCGAGACGATGACCTCCGGCCCGACCGTCGTGCAGGTTCTGGAGGGCGAGAACGCCATCCTGAAGAACCGCGAGATCATGGGTGCGACCAACCCGGCGAACGCCGACGAGGGCACGATCCGCAAGACGCACGCGCTGTCGATCGGCGAGAACTCGGTGCACGGCTCGGACGCGCCCGAGACGGCCAAGATCGAGATCGCCTACTGGTTCTCCGAGACCGAAATCGTCGGCTGA
- a CDS encoding 23S rRNA (adenine(2030)-N(6))-methyltransferase RlmJ, whose protein sequence is MNYRHAFHAGNFADVHKHALLARLVDYLKRKEKPFRVFDTHAGRGRYDLLADEARRTGEHEAGISALLASPAAGHPLLADYCEIVRALREETGTLAYPGSPLLARRLMRRQDRLSAYELHPEDAQALAAEFAGDVQVKAIHLDGWLAMGAHLPPKERRGLVLVDPPFEQAGETERIVEGVAKAHARWGGGIYALWYPIKRASEREKLHRLLAQSGIPDIVTAEFFREPFGPDEKLVGSGLAVVNPPYIFAEEARAIMDALTPVLAVRPGAHCGIIALAAERR, encoded by the coding sequence TTGAATTACCGCCACGCCTTCCATGCCGGCAATTTCGCCGACGTCCACAAGCATGCGCTCCTGGCGCGGCTCGTCGATTATCTGAAGCGCAAGGAGAAGCCCTTCCGCGTCTTCGACACCCACGCCGGGCGCGGGCGCTACGACCTTCTGGCCGACGAGGCGCGCCGCACCGGCGAGCACGAAGCCGGCATCTCCGCGCTCCTCGCTTCGCCCGCCGCAGGCCATCCGCTTCTGGCCGACTACTGCGAGATCGTGCGCGCGCTGCGCGAGGAGACCGGCACGCTCGCCTATCCCGGCTCGCCGCTTCTCGCACGCCGCCTGATGCGCCGGCAGGACCGGCTTTCGGCCTATGAGCTGCATCCGGAGGATGCTCAGGCCCTGGCGGCGGAGTTTGCCGGCGACGTTCAGGTGAAGGCGATCCACCTCGACGGGTGGCTGGCGATGGGCGCGCATCTGCCGCCGAAGGAGCGGCGCGGGCTGGTGCTCGTCGATCCGCCCTTCGAACAGGCGGGCGAGACCGAGCGGATCGTCGAGGGGGTGGCCAAGGCCCATGCGCGCTGGGGGGGCGGCATCTACGCGCTGTGGTACCCGATCAAGCGCGCGAGCGAGCGCGAGAAGCTGCATCGGCTGCTTGCCCAAAGCGGCATTCCCGACATCGTCACGGCCGAGTTCTTCCGCGAGCCCTTCGGCCCGGACGAGAAGCTCGTCGGATCGGGGCTGGCCGTCGTCAACCCGCCCTATATCTTCGCCGAGGAAGCGCGGGCGATCATGGACGCGCTCACGCCGGTTCTCGCCGTGCGCCCCGGTGCCCATTGTGGCATCATTGCGCTGGCGGCGGAGCGGCGGTGA
- a CDS encoding outer membrane protein, with translation MRIVRAFSVAGALAAMTVGASAADVVIVDTPPLASAEFPSVYTWSGPYAGGFVGYNFADFDQAGGASFDGEGLVGGVYAGYNLQTEQFVYGIEGDIGASDLSAGGFNVATGTPIGADSTAFGSLRARVGIAYDPILLFATGGLAVAGNELSLGGAQDSNTHFGYTVGAGVEAAVTDNITSRVEYRYSDFESEDYNLGNVTISSGYDEHSIRAGLALKF, from the coding sequence ATGCGTATCGTGCGCGCATTCAGTGTGGCAGGCGCCCTTGCGGCGATGACGGTCGGCGCGTCTGCGGCGGACGTTGTGATCGTGGACACACCTCCTTTGGCTTCGGCCGAATTCCCTTCGGTCTACACTTGGTCCGGCCCGTATGCGGGCGGCTTCGTGGGCTACAACTTCGCCGATTTCGATCAGGCGGGCGGCGCGAGCTTCGACGGTGAGGGGCTCGTTGGCGGCGTTTACGCCGGCTACAATCTCCAGACCGAGCAGTTCGTCTACGGCATCGAAGGCGACATCGGCGCCTCGGATCTTTCAGCCGGCGGCTTCAACGTCGCGACGGGCACGCCGATCGGCGCCGATTCGACGGCCTTCGGTTCGCTGCGCGCACGAGTCGGCATCGCCTACGATCCGATCCTCCTCTTCGCCACGGGCGGCCTTGCGGTGGCCGGCAACGAGCTTTCGCTCGGTGGGGCGCAGGATTCCAACACCCATTTCGGCTACACGGTGGGTGCGGGCGTCGAGGCGGCGGTGACGGACAACATCACCTCGCGCGTCGAGTACAGGTACTCGGACTTCGAGTCCGAAGACTACAATCTCGGCAACGTCACGATCTCGTCGGGCTACGACGAGCACTCGATCCGCGCGGGCCTCGCGCTCAAGTTCTGA
- a CDS encoding type II toxin-antitoxin system VapB family antitoxin: MRTNIEIDDELMRSAMEATGLKTKRETVEEGLRALVSWKQSQQRMRALRGKIEWNDDLDAMRRDKPEE, translated from the coding sequence ATGCGCACCAATATCGAGATCGACGACGAACTGATGCGTTCCGCGATGGAGGCGACGGGCCTCAAGACCAAGCGCGAGACGGTAGAGGAAGGGCTGCGGGCGCTCGTCAGTTGGAAGCAGAGTCAGCAGCGCATGCGGGCACTCCGTGGCAAGATCGAATGGAACGACGATCTCGACGCCATGCGGCGCGACAAGCCTGAAGAGTAG
- a CDS encoding molybdenum cofactor biosynthesis protein MoaE, with protein sequence MGADGKAGAVVAFAGHCRDEDGRLSALEIEHYPGMAEREIEAVCQQAAERWELMRVRAVHRFGMIAPGEEIVFVACASRHRQAAFDGASFIMDFMKTRAPFWKREHLEDGTTGSWVSARDTDEAAADRWHRL encoded by the coding sequence ATGGGCGCCGACGGCAAGGCCGGGGCGGTCGTGGCCTTCGCGGGCCATTGCCGCGACGAGGACGGACGGCTCTCGGCGCTCGAGATCGAGCACTATCCAGGAATGGCGGAGCGCGAGATCGAGGCAGTGTGCCAACAGGCTGCCGAGCGCTGGGAGCTGATGCGCGTGCGCGCCGTCCATCGCTTCGGCATGATCGCCCCGGGCGAGGAGATCGTCTTCGTCGCCTGCGCCTCGCGCCACCGCCAGGCCGCCTTCGATGGCGCCAGCTTCATCATGGATTTCATGAAGACGCGTGCGCCCTTCTGGAAGCGCGAACATCTCGAGGACGGCACGACCGGTTCATGGGTCTCGGCCAGGGACACGGACGAAGCGGCCGCCGACCGCTGGCACCGGCTCTGA
- the moaD gene encoding molybdopterin converting factor subunit 1, translating to MKLVYFAWIRERIGMNEEEVVLPAGIVTVADLLHWLKGRGPGYDAALQAPEIVRVALDQEHCDHSDPIGHAREIAIFPPMTGG from the coding sequence ATGAAACTCGTCTATTTCGCCTGGATCCGCGAGCGGATCGGCATGAACGAAGAGGAGGTCGTGCTGCCCGCGGGGATTGTCACCGTGGCCGATCTCCTGCACTGGCTGAAGGGTCGCGGACCGGGCTACGATGCCGCCCTGCAGGCGCCCGAGATCGTGCGCGTGGCGCTCGATCAGGAGCATTGCGACCATTCCGACCCGATCGGCCATGCGCGAGAGATCGCGATCTTCCCGCCGATGACGGGGGGCTGA
- a CDS encoding ABC-F family ATP-binding cassette domain-containing protein gives MLQITDLSARVAGRLLIDHASLSIPAGTKAGLVGRNGAGKSTLFRAITGELATESGSVSYPKNTRVGQVAQEAPGTDQSLLEVVLAADEERVRLLAEAETASDPARIADIHMRLADIESHSAEARAASILDGLGFDAQAQARPVGSFSGGWRMRVALAAVLFSRPDLLLLDEPTNYLDLEGTLWLENFVQRYPYTVLLISHDRDVLNNAVNAIVHLDQKKLVFYRGDYDSFERQRAEKMELLQKAIVKQDAARKHMEAFVERFRAKASKARQAQSRLKALEKMKPLTAVIEETVIPFTFPEPDKILASPIIRMENVAVGYEAGRSILRGLDLRIDADDRIALLGANGNGKSTFAKLLAERLKEQAGSITRAPGLKIAMFAQHQIDDLRPDETAVQHVRRFMPDAPEAKVRAKVARMGLATAKMDTKADDLSGGEKARLLMGLATIEAPNLLILDEPTNHLDIEARESLVHALNDYPGAVILISHDRHMVEATMDRLWIVGDGTVSRYDGDLDDYKKLILSGARAGAGNQGTTYELPVQQVSKVDQRRQAAERREALKPLKKKISTLEIQISRLQKTIGDLDAQLADPALYTREPARAAQLAKQKADADKTLTKAEGEWLELTEEHDAAMAAE, from the coding sequence ATGCTTCAGATCACCGATCTCTCGGCGCGCGTCGCCGGCCGTCTTCTCATCGACCATGCGAGCCTGTCGATTCCCGCGGGCACGAAGGCCGGGCTCGTGGGCCGCAACGGCGCCGGCAAGTCGACGCTGTTCCGCGCGATCACCGGCGAGCTCGCGACAGAAAGCGGCTCGGTCTCCTACCCGAAGAACACGCGCGTCGGCCAGGTGGCGCAGGAGGCGCCGGGCACCGACCAGTCTCTTCTCGAGGTCGTCCTGGCCGCCGACGAGGAGCGCGTGCGCCTTCTCGCCGAGGCCGAGACGGCGAGCGATCCCGCGCGCATCGCCGACATTCACATGCGCCTTGCCGATATCGAGAGCCATTCGGCCGAGGCGCGCGCCGCCTCGATCCTCGACGGCCTCGGTTTCGACGCGCAGGCGCAGGCGCGGCCCGTCGGCTCGTTCTCGGGCGGCTGGCGCATGCGCGTCGCGCTCGCCGCCGTCCTCTTCTCCCGGCCCGATCTCCTGCTGCTCGACGAGCCGACCAACTATCTCGACCTCGAGGGCACGCTCTGGCTCGAGAACTTCGTCCAGCGCTACCCGTACACCGTGCTCCTGATCAGCCACGACCGCGACGTGTTGAACAACGCGGTCAACGCCATCGTCCATCTCGACCAGAAGAAGCTCGTCTTCTATCGCGGCGACTACGACAGCTTCGAGCGCCAGCGCGCCGAGAAGATGGAACTGCTGCAGAAGGCCATCGTCAAGCAGGACGCGGCCCGCAAGCACATGGAGGCCTTCGTCGAGCGCTTCCGCGCCAAGGCCTCCAAGGCCCGGCAGGCGCAGTCGCGCCTCAAGGCGCTGGAGAAGATGAAGCCGCTGACGGCCGTCATCGAGGAGACGGTGATCCCGTTCACCTTCCCCGAGCCGGACAAGATCCTCGCCTCGCCGATCATCCGCATGGAGAACGTCGCCGTCGGCTACGAGGCCGGACGATCGATCCTGCGCGGCCTCGACCTTCGCATCGACGCCGACGACCGCATCGCGTTGCTCGGCGCCAACGGCAACGGCAAGTCCACCTTCGCAAAGCTCCTTGCCGAACGGCTGAAGGAGCAGGCCGGCTCGATCACCCGCGCGCCGGGGCTGAAGATCGCGATGTTCGCCCAGCACCAGATCGACGATCTGCGCCCCGACGAGACCGCCGTCCAGCACGTACGCCGCTTCATGCCCGACGCGCCGGAGGCCAAGGTGCGCGCCAAGGTCGCGCGCATGGGCCTCGCCACCGCCAAGATGGACACCAAGGCCGACGACCTTTCCGGTGGTGAGAAGGCGCGGCTGCTGATGGGCCTCGCCACGATCGAGGCGCCGAACCTCCTGATCCTCGACGAGCCGACCAACCACCTCGACATCGAGGCGCGCGAAAGCCTCGTCCACGCGCTGAACGACTATCCCGGCGCCGTCATCCTCATCAGCCACGACCGGCACATGGTCGAGGCGACGATGGACCGTCTCTGGATCGTCGGCGACGGCACGGTCTCCCGCTATGACGGCGATCTCGACGACTACAAGAAGCTGATCCTCTCGGGGGCGCGCGCCGGTGCCGGCAACCAGGGCACGACCTACGAACTGCCTGTGCAGCAGGTCTCCAAGGTGGACCAGCGGCGGCAGGCGGCCGAGCGCCGCGAGGCGTTGAAGCCCCTGAAGAAGAAGATCTCGACTCTGGAAATCCAGATCTCGCGGCTCCAGAAGACGATCGGCGACCTCGACGCGCAGCTCGCCGACCCGGCGCTCTATACAAGGGAGCCGGCCAGAGCCGCGCAGCTCGCCAAGCAGAAGGCCGACGCCGACAAGACCCTGACGAAGGCCGAGGGTGAATGGCTGGAGCTCACCGAGGAGCACGACGCCGCGATGGCGGCCGAATAG
- the uvrC gene encoding excinuclease ABC subunit UvrC: protein MSKIDEDFGAEEAFDEDETAEETPAPLDPRIAAIDWNDGGHLPEGASSGAELIASLVKRLPNGPGVYRMFDEAGDVLYVGKARSLKKRVSSYARHGGHTNRIARMIRATRHMEFVSTRTETEALLLEANLIKRLRPRFNVLLRDDKSFPYILVAEDHKAPAIMKHRGARSRKGAYFGPFASAGSVGRTVNALQRAFLIRTCTDSVYATRTRPCLLYQIKRCSAPCTREISLEDYGALVGEAKAFLSGRSREVTKGLSTAMQEASADLDFERAAIYRDRLSALSHIQSHQGINPQSVEEADVFAIHQEGGLTCIQVFFFRTGQNWGNRAYFPKADPSIEPQEVLAAFIAQFYDDKPPARLLLLPIAMEDEELLAEALSVKAGRKVRLQVPARGEKKDLVDHAGANAREALGRRLAESSSQARLLDGLRETFGLAHPPRRIEVYDNSHIMGTNAVGAMIVAGPEGFAKGQYRKFNIRDTTITPGDDFGMMREVMTRRFSRLLKEHEDGPTPASAALESEDEAGEMPAWPDLVLIDGGKGQISAVREILDQLGIADKVTTIGVAKGVDRDAGRERFIVDGREPFSLPPRDPVLYFVQRLRDEAHRFAIGSHRARRKKELVKNPLDEIAGIGPSRKRALLHHFGTAKSVSRAALGDLLKVDGISEAMAKSIYDHFHERG, encoded by the coding sequence ATGAGCAAGATCGACGAGGATTTCGGGGCGGAGGAAGCCTTCGACGAGGACGAGACGGCCGAGGAGACGCCCGCCCCGCTCGATCCGCGCATCGCGGCGATCGACTGGAACGACGGCGGCCATCTGCCCGAGGGCGCATCGTCGGGCGCCGAACTCATCGCCTCGCTCGTCAAGCGCTTGCCGAACGGGCCAGGCGTCTACCGCATGTTCGACGAGGCCGGCGACGTTCTCTATGTCGGCAAGGCGCGCTCGCTGAAGAAGCGCGTCTCCTCCTATGCGCGCCACGGCGGCCACACCAACCGCATCGCGCGCATGATCCGCGCGACGCGGCACATGGAGTTCGTCTCGACACGCACCGAGACCGAGGCGCTGCTGCTCGAGGCGAACCTCATCAAGCGCCTGCGGCCGCGCTTCAACGTGCTGCTGCGCGACGACAAATCCTTCCCCTACATCCTCGTCGCCGAGGATCACAAAGCACCGGCGATCATGAAGCACCGCGGCGCGCGCTCGCGGAAAGGCGCCTATTTCGGCCCATTCGCCTCGGCGGGGTCGGTGGGGCGGACGGTCAATGCCCTGCAACGCGCCTTCCTCATCCGCACGTGTACGGACAGCGTCTACGCCACGCGCACCCGACCTTGCCTCCTCTACCAGATCAAGCGCTGCTCGGCGCCCTGCACACGCGAAATCTCGCTGGAGGATTACGGCGCGCTCGTCGGCGAGGCGAAGGCCTTCCTCTCCGGGCGCTCGCGCGAGGTGACGAAGGGCCTTTCGACCGCGATGCAGGAGGCCTCGGCCGACCTCGATTTCGAGCGCGCCGCCATCTATCGCGACCGCCTATCGGCCCTGTCGCACATCCAGAGCCATCAGGGCATCAACCCGCAGAGCGTGGAGGAGGCCGATGTCTTCGCCATCCATCAGGAGGGCGGGCTGACCTGCATCCAGGTCTTCTTCTTCCGCACCGGCCAGAACTGGGGCAACCGCGCCTACTTTCCGAAGGCCGATCCGTCGATCGAGCCACAGGAGGTGCTGGCCGCCTTCATCGCCCAGTTCTACGACGACAAGCCGCCCGCCCGCCTCCTCCTCCTGCCGATCGCGATGGAGGATGAGGAACTCCTCGCCGAGGCGCTGTCCGTGAAGGCGGGGCGCAAGGTGCGCCTTCAGGTGCCGGCGCGCGGCGAGAAGAAGGACCTCGTCGACCATGCCGGCGCCAACGCGCGCGAGGCGCTCGGCCGGCGGCTGGCCGAATCCTCCTCGCAGGCGCGGCTACTGGACGGGCTTCGCGAAACATTCGGGCTCGCCCATCCGCCACGACGTATCGAGGTCTACGACAACTCCCACATCATGGGCACGAACGCGGTGGGCGCGATGATCGTCGCCGGCCCCGAAGGCTTCGCCAAGGGGCAGTATCGCAAGTTCAACATCCGCGACACGACCATCACGCCCGGCGACGATTTCGGCATGATGCGCGAGGTGATGACGCGCCGGTTCTCGCGTCTTCTGAAGGAGCACGAGGACGGCCCCACCCCTGCGTCGGCCGCACTTGAGAGCGAGGACGAGGCCGGCGAGATGCCGGCCTGGCCCGACCTCGTGCTGATCGACGGCGGCAAGGGCCAGATCTCGGCGGTGCGCGAAATCCTCGACCAACTCGGCATCGCCGACAAGGTGACGACGATCGGCGTCGCCAAGGGCGTCGACCGCGACGCGGGACGCGAGCGCTTCATCGTCGACGGGCGGGAGCCCTTCTCGCTGCCGCCGCGCGACCCGGTGCTCTACTTCGTTCAGCGTCTTCGCGACGAGGCGCACCGCTTCGCCATCGGCTCCCATCGCGCGCGCCGCAAGAAGGAACTCGTCAAGAATCCGCTCGATGAGATCGCCGGTATCGGCCCCTCGCGCAAGCGCGCGCTCCTGCACCATTTCGGCACGGCGAAATCCGTCTCGCGCGCCGCGCTCGGTGATCTTCTAAAGGTCGACGGCATCTCGGAGGCGATGGCGAAGTCCATCTACGACCATTTCCACGAGCGCGGATGA
- a CDS encoding glutathione S-transferase family protein, whose protein sequence is MTILFYDLVGSDAGRPFSPHCWKTRMALAHKGLPFESVPTPFTGVKTMEGGTDRTIPVIRDGDTVVQDSFAIAEYLEATYPDRPTLFAGEGGRAAARFVEAWSFKTLHPLVTQIALMDIFDMLDEPDRAHFRRTREQRFGRRLEEVPCGAAPERIAALNAALEPLRTMLGHQPFIGGSSPLFADYIVFGALQWLRVSSPANVLAPDDLVTDWFTRCLDLHEGAGRKVEPAKAA, encoded by the coding sequence ATGACCATTCTGTTCTACGATCTCGTGGGCTCTGACGCGGGCCGGCCCTTCTCGCCGCATTGCTGGAAGACGCGCATGGCGCTCGCCCACAAGGGCCTGCCGTTCGAGAGCGTGCCGACGCCCTTCACAGGCGTGAAGACGATGGAGGGCGGAACGGACCGGACGATCCCGGTGATCCGCGACGGCGACACCGTGGTGCAGGACAGCTTCGCCATTGCCGAATATCTGGAGGCGACCTATCCCGACCGGCCGACGCTTTTCGCCGGGGAGGGTGGCCGCGCGGCGGCCCGTTTCGTCGAGGCCTGGTCGTTCAAGACGCTGCATCCGCTGGTGACGCAGATCGCGCTGATGGACATCTTCGACATGCTCGACGAGCCCGATCGTGCCCACTTCCGGCGCACGCGCGAGCAGCGCTTCGGCCGCAGGCTGGAGGAGGTGCCCTGCGGCGCTGCGCCCGAGCGCATCGCTGCCTTGAACGCCGCGCTGGAGCCGCTGCGCACCATGCTCGGCCACCAGCCCTTCATCGGCGGCTCCTCGCCGCTCTTTGCCGACTACATCGTCTTCGGCGCGCTTCAATGGTTGCGCGTCTCCTCTCCCGCGAACGTGCTGGCGCCTGACGATCTTGTGACCGACTGGTTCACCCGCTGCCTCGACCTCCACGAGGGCGCCGGGCGAAAGGTCGAGCCGGCAAAAGCGGCCTGA